The region AAGCATCACCATGAAAACATGGGGTGTTAAGGTAGGAATGGAAGAACTCAATTATCCAGCACAGAGCCCTGAGTCTGACTcgaccccactgaacaccttttgtatgaactggaacactgtcTGTGTCAGGTCATCTTATTAAACTTTAATACACAACATGATTGggcaaatccccacagtcatGCTTCAAAATGTCTATGCAGAAAAGTAagggttattataacagcaaagtggAGACTAACCCCATGTCCCGTAGTTTTGGAATGGGcaaatatgggtgtgatggccaGGTGATTTCATACTAATTCATAGGACATACAGTAGATGCACATACACGTGGTCTCTATAATTACCCACTTGTTCAGCTGCTTGCTTTGTAGGCAATATATCTGGGATAAAAGGCAATGTCtaaatgtgaggtgtgtgttaaaggaaaataatctatGCCATAGTTATGAGTTATGAGTGTAGATACTGTTACCAGcctgatgtttattattttcctataacagcacatgcTGTAGTGTTTTATACCTCAGCAATGTAGCAATtatttgggatgtggtagctcagtggttaaggcgttggactactgattgaaagGTCATAGGATCgagaccaagctgccactgctgggcccctgagcaagtcccttaatgctcagttgtataaaataaaaaaaaatgtaagtcgctctggataaagaagTGTCCACTATACAAAACcatgtgtatgagctgttactatagtaacagtaACGGTAGCGCAGTAACATTGACCTGTCAGTCATGTTTATAGCCGGAACTACTTTCCGAGCTGTGCTGTTATATGCAAAACTAACGCACActctctgaccaatcagattcaagcgCTCAACCGTACGCGTGCTGATGCATAATATAGGAATAAcgcgcattaatataaataaactaataaaaaaaacacagagatgattcgctgtggcgacccctgaagggaaaagccgaaagaagaagaagaagaagaatataaacACTGTGATTCAACCGGGACTATTTTCAGAGCTGCAGCTCTACACATTCTGTCCAGTTATAACTGCTTATTCATCCGCGTCgtggtatatacagtattgtggGACTTAGTGTATGAATTGTATATTAAATCGTCCAAACAAATACATTTGCATATAATATAACAGAACAAGACATTAATAATTGTAGCTGTGTTTTTAGCTCACTCAGCTGGCTAGCCAAATAAATTAGCATAACACTTAGCATAACCCTTGCTAGCTATCTAACAGCACATAGTAGTTacctgtttaaaaataataataaaaaaaaaaaactcatcccATTTTCGAGAAGGTTCCTTTAGTCTCCattgtagaagaaaaaaaattacacccGGCTCAAATGGTGAAGTCACAAGCTTCAATAGGATTCGGCGAAGTCCCAAATGGCAATCTAAAGTACATTAAGCGCACTACATAGTGCGTATACAACACCGTGCTGCACCTGAACGTAGGTCACATATCTAGGGAGTAGTGAGCGATTTGGAGCACAACCCGAAAACCTGCGTTTCTATGGAGACAGCAAGCTAAAAGCGCGAGCTAACGTATTAACGCCGGAAGCAGACTTTACTAAGGAATAAATAGcgtgtataatttttttttcatctgtaaaAGACACAACTATAAAGCTGTGTGGTTGTTCTTGGAATAAATAACAAGACCAAACAGTGGATGTAGTTAAAACGTTTGATAAAATAAGCGAACTATCTCTTTAAGACTGTCACGTGCTTCGGTAAGATAATTCTTCTTCCgggttttatgtttttgtttactcGATAGGCATCAGTGAGGGATTTAATCATGGCTGCAGTGGACACTTTTCCATTGCTATATCGAGAAGTCTCAAGATCTTGCAGTTGTTACGTAGAAACGCTTGCATTAGTGGGTGCACTCTATACAGCAAGTAAAGCTGTTACACTGATGAAGGACTTCTGTAGTCTGATAAAGCTTCACTTCATCCCACGTCTTGTTTACCCTGGAGATCTCGTGCACAGATATGGAAAATGGGCCATTATCAGTGGTAAGTTGGTGTACCTCCTGATCCAGATTCAGGAACCTGTATGTACTGTACCTCCTGATCCAGGGTCAGGAACCTGTACTGTACCTCCTGATCCAGGGTCAGGGACCTACCGGTACTGTATCTCCTGATCCAGGGTCAGGGACCTACGGGTACTGTAACCTCTTGATCCAGGGTCAGGAACCTGTACTGTACCTCACCTAAATTCTTTCCATCCCTTTCATACAGGTGCATCAGAGGTGATACCTAAAGCGTATGCTGAGGAGCTGGCCAGGCATGGTGTATGCATCATCTTCATTACATCAGACAGCACTGGTCTAAATGACACTGCCAGGACCATCTCTGATATGCATGGAGTAGAGGCTGTCCTGGTAGAGGCAGATTTCAGCCACGGTGCCTTGACTTGCAAGCCCATTAAAGACGTAATCAAGGACAAAGAAATCGGGTTTGTCATAAACTGCCTGAATTTGTCGCTGGAAGCCCCCAGAGACTTCCATGACATATCTGAGAGCGAGTTGTGGCAGTTTGTAAACAACAGCATATCTTCTGCATCGCTGATCACCCGCCTGGCTCTACCAGGCATGGCCGAGAGGCACAGAGGTGTAGTTGTTAACATTTCATCAGGAATGTGTTTCAGACCCTGTGCACGGAAGGCTGCTTTCTCTGCAACGACAGTCAGTGATCATTAATTAACAcgcacattttaatgtttatgtggAACAGTACTTATATAATTAGTATGCAGCTTGATTCTCTAACCCTAGAGTCTCTAAATTCTTCCTCAGGCTTTCTTTGACCACTTCAGTCGTGCTCTGCATTATGAATACGGCCATCGTGGAGTGTTTGTGCAGAGTTTGCGTCCAGGCTCTGTGGCCTCCAGTGGAGACGTTGGAAGTATCGTCACTGGTTGGTTGTTTCCGCAGCCACATGTTTACGCCAGGCATGCTTTGTCCACTCTGGGCATCTCACACAGAACCACAGGATACTGGCCTCACACGCTACAGGTACGATACACATGCTCTGATTTGATATGTCTAATGTATTCCCAATGATCACAAACGATGATgacttgtgtttttgttgtgttcctTAAAGCTTGGACTTTTACGGTGTGTGCCAGAGTGGATGTGggtcctgagagagagagtgatgtgtAGGACCACCTAAAAGCTTAGACTATAAATGTATAGCGTTGCAATGTTTAACAGCATATAAATACAGGACGTGACTAGCTTTCGTAGCTTTAGTAATTTGTCTATAAGTGCGATACACATGGTATGCAACGTTTTGTGAAGAACTTTTCCATGATCTCTGTTGTGTTATAAACAACAGGAAGAGTAACTAATATTCTATATACATCAGTGTCtctggtgttttgtgtgtactggatatataaaataaatggatttatttatatattattgtaatagCTATGTATTTTACATGCTTGTGTTCAGAAATTCTCAATAAAGTGTTACTAAacgtgaaaacatacctggcaataaagctctttctgattctaattctaaACTTTATATTCCAGTATATGACTTTTTTGTCATTCTACATATTGCATTATATGAAATGTAAGACATGGTGatgaagaagcctttattttgtcacctctgcattacagcacagtgagatttcttcacatatcccaactttggaggttggggtcaaagcacaggggcagctaggatacagcacccctggagcagagagggttaagggccttactaaAGGGCCCGACGGTTGCAGCTTGGCTTGAACCCtaatcctctgatcaacaacccagagcctttacCACTACAAGACAGTtgaactttttatttacttcttatccatttatagttacatttagaaCAAGAGTCTTTATTCCTCATAGCAATGTGTTGACAGgaaccattttttttctccattttcgtCGTCATCACTTATgatcagaggtgggtagtaacgagttacatttactccgttacatttacttgagtaagtttttgaaaaaatatacttctaggagtagttttaaatgactatactttttacttttacttgagtagatttgtgtagaagaaactgtactcttactccgctacattaggctacaatgatctcgttacttttctttttacctctttggtattctacgcatcaattttaatgttttattttgacagacagagaaacttcagctaaggctctaccacgtgactgtgtttcaccaatcaaacgtagttgtgcagtctcgtcacgttaacacactcaatctcagcggcgggacgcgttagttagcaacacaacAGTTTTGTCCAGTTCAGCTCTTTCGAGTTTTTTTATGCACTCAcctttactcagcgccgcaagagccgacaaacagatgacatcagacgtgtcgtttcttacagcgccgaacacacatatttaaagggatagttcactcaaaatgaaaattctgtcatcatttactcactctcatgttgttacaaacctgtagaaatttctttgttctgatgaacatgaaggaagatattttgagaaacaaaaacagctttgcaaccagaagctttagcttacctgaaactaaggaaagtcctagaggcttcctgaaattaattaaaggagtagagatgtatttcattattattgccctttcatcaaggcatcaaatgtgcaacaatcacaacacaaaagaaatgaaatgtgtgtttccttctgttgttctgtcactggagacacacacacagtttatgagaatttatgggctgcctcgttctagttctgcctggtaaaaaagtataaaggtttggaaatttgtgttacttgtgcatatttattttttatttattattattttattttttaagtacttgaatttacctgaattattttaatttaagctattttgtaattaattaattttaatttatttttttgattggatgagccataatttgcaaccaagtacttttttactcttattcaagtaattatttggatgtctactttttacttttacttgagtcatattattctgaagtaacagtacttttacttgagtacaatttttggctactctacccacctctgcttATGATATATCAGCAAAAGAAATACCCCACCCCCATATTTCTAGTAAAATTCATTTTACAAAGAAGTGTAGAGTGTTtactaaagtgttttattccacttatgaAACAGCAATTTTCCAAATaactttattactttttattgattaattattttattattaattttattaattaaccCTTTCTTCcccagggtgctgtatcatagctgcccctgcagtCTGACCCAATCTTtcgaaaaaataaagaaatgaagaaaagtgTGAAACTGGCGTCAATAATAAAGACCATTTaactagacttttttttattgttattattttctttaactaGCCTTTCTAAAGAAAAAGACAATATGAGCATCATAAAACCCACTTAATTTAATCCGTGAGTAAACTGGGACACTTTTATAGAGCATTAATTTGTAGGAACCTTCATGATTCCCATCAGGATGATATCTCCGAGATTACCAGAGTGTCTTATAGGAGTGTTTTGGTTCAGATAGAGATGTCtgaggtagaaaaaaaaagtctgacacTCTTTGCTTGGGTTTTTGCATCTGTCCAGCCTTCGAGACACCCGTGCcttctctcccttctctctcggTAGGTAAGTGGGataaaatttcagaaaaaacaaataatgcaTGCAAACAGATGAAATGTAGCTGTTTTAGATTCCaccaaatgttaataaatagttttatggattgtaaatgtcatttatttttatttatctggcTGTCTGGTGTCAGTGATCTACATAGTGACGGCATTTAACAAACACTTGTAGTCTCCAAGCTTGTCTTTATGCATGTAGAAATAAGAATACTTGGGGTCTAAAGGCCTTGCTAGAGAGtcttatactgtactgtatgatgtatattttacatgttctaataatgataatatgtGCAAGAGATCTATTAACTTACTGTCTTTTTATTGAATCGGTCAATATTGGTTTTAATAATACAGGGGCTTTACCTGTTTTATAAAAAGTCCTGTCATTGTTAAACAATTTTTTaggattattaataataaatctgtgtaatgttttttatatCAGTCTGCTGTTTTTTACAATGAGCTCCGAAAGtctccatacatacatacagtacaggaaATAAATTTTTGTTTTAGCTTTACTGAAATAATTACACCAATTTTTATGTTCAATTATTACGTTGAGTTGTTGATGAAAAATCTACGAAGATATTTTgctaaacaaatatatttcttaGATTTATTGGCGTTTGAGCTTTACATTCAGGGAAATTCCGataaaagctgcttttttttatctcattttgaaAGCTTGGTCATGTCTTAGGTAGAAAAAAGCAATTAATAGCTGAATTAAGTACCTTTTCGAAGCAACGTACCTCCTCATTTGAGACCCAGATTAGTTCTGGGTACTTAAACAAGGTCAAAGCCTTGGTTCCCACCAGACTCCAGAAGTTATCATCAAAAACCTTGCTCGCAGCTTATCAACAAGCACAACATCTCATTTGTTCTGATAAGGCTATGTAAGATAGTCCGGTCGTTTGCAGTGAAAACCTAGATTAGCGCTATGGATCTTCTGTTGTACGGTGTTAGTTCAAGAACTGTAAAGATGTTCAGCAAATACATGTTAATGACATGACAATTCAGGAATAACGCGCAAAACAGCTGGACGTTATAGAACAATAATCAACGATGAGGTGCTGTGATTGATAATTTTTCAGTTGCAGCATTTGGTGAGCtctatatacaaaaatataaataaatataagactataaataaatataaaaatataaataaatataagtgaTAATggtaaatgatttaaaagtgCTTCGTGCTTGGAAATTGCTGTAGTATaagatatatgtatgtattgtatcTTATACTACAGCAATGTCCAAGCACAAagcattttttaatcttttattaattaactaatattatatattaatatgacATGCTAAATCAGGAATAATGCACAACACGGCTTGCACGCTTTATATCTTATACTACAGCAATTTCCAAGcacaaagcatttttaaatcatttatttactaattaaggAACAATGcatcatattatttttttatccctttatagttacatttaatctgGGACGTTAGCAAGCTAATGTAAAACCTATATTCTGAGGTTTGTATAATCACTATAAAAAGttataaacagtataaacagCCTGCATTTCCTCTAAATCACTTCTAAAACAATTGCATTAAACTTCCCGACTATAAAGATtttggcactggagactcctatAAAAAGACTCTCCTTAAAGAAGCCTTCACCATGTCAATAATGATATGTAAGTAAATAAcatctaaaaataataacaattataatcAGTTGTAGATTATTGTGGAGCGTTACTATAGATACCAGTGATGATAATactacatttatagcatttaataAAAGTCTATGTTTTGCAGAGAccattgtcagagctgctgtagtAGAAAATTAACCAATCTTCAGATTAACCAATCGTCTGACCAATAAGAGTCAACAATTCAGgtggtataataataaatacatgattTAAAGTCATGACATGCTTTAATACAACAACAGTCCACCTTCAAATAGGACAAACATTTTAAGGAACCTTCAATCTAATAAAAATGGATCTCACTCTCTTGCTAAAGGttcttaaatgttttttcctcAAGATCTATGGTTCTCTGAAGAACCTTTAACATCCTTGGGACATTTCCACTGCACCTTTGTAATGGAAATAAAGCTTCTTTCTGGCACTAAGAAAAAAGCCTAGAATCAAAGTTCTTTAGGGAACCAACAACGGTTCTTCTATGGCATCACTGAGAAAACTCATTTTTGGTTCTTCCTCCTTCCACTTTTATGTTTAAGAATGTACAATAGTTGAAGGTTTTTTAGTCACATCCAACAAGAGCACTGTATTATTAGTCACATCGTTTGTGCACATGGAAGAATATAACTTTGACCTTGCTTTTTGAGGTTTGTTTCCAAGCAGAACACATGACCCAGGAAGAAGTTTAAAGTTCAGACACTTTTGACCGGCCTTCAAAATCACTAGATATGAATTGCATAGAAACCTGTAGGAATTTTTGAAAGAGCAGGTGTAAGTTCATGCATTAAGTTCCTGGTCACTGTCGTGTTGGTATAGATtttctgagaaataaaatgaactaagTTCAGCAGAAAATGTCAGGGGGAGGAGCaatagagaaatagagaaatgaagagaaatgaaGTGTGGGGGTGTAGCACAAACATCGTGTCTAGGGGAAGCATGACTAATTATTATGAAAGAAATGACAAATGTGACTATTTGTTGCCTTCTGTTGAGTCACCTGTTCCACTGGCTGGGTTGTGCATTTCATCTGCAGGGAATCCATCCATCCCACCATCCATCCGTGTGGCTGTCtgtccctccatccatccattagaCTGACTGTTCGTCACTGAGCTACTACTGTTATACCACAACCACTGTTATACCACCAATCATTCTTCCCATCTTGATGTTTTTCTaccacttcttcttcttctttaggtGACCCACAAAGCTGAAGATGGGTGACTGGGACCTCCTCGGCCGACTGTTGGACAAGGTGCAGAAACACTCGACTGTAGTCGGGAAGATCTGGCTGACTGTGCTGTTCGTCTTCAGGATACTCGTGCTTGGAGCCGGTGCTGAGAAAGTGTGGGGCGACGAGCAGTCTGATTTCATCTGCAACACACAGCAACCCGGCTGTGAAAATGTCTGCTACGACCACGCGTTCCCAATCTCTCACATTCGCTTCTGGGTGCTGCAGATCATCTCGGTGTCCGCTCCCACGCTGGTCTACTTAGGACATGTCCTGCACGTTATAAACGAAGAGAAGGGTATAAGAGAAGCTATGAAGAAGGCTCAGAATGATCAGGTTAACATTTTTCAGAAGAAAGGCCTCAAACTCCCCAAATACAGCAACGATAAAGGGAAAGTCAGTATCCACGGTCGTCTGCTGAGAAGCTACATTTTGAATTTGCTCTGCAAGATCTTGCTGGAGGTCGGATTCATTTTAGGACAGTATTACCTTTATGGATTTACGCTTCATGCTCAATATGTATGTAGTCGTTTTCCGTGTCCTCACAAAGTTGACTGTTTTCTGTCAAGGCCAACAGAGAAAAACATCTTCATTTGGTTTATGCTAGCGGTGTCTTGCGTGTCCTTGCTGCTGAATCTTATTGAGGTCTTCTACCTGTGTGTCAAGAAGGTCAACGAGTGCCTGAACCGCAAACGCGACTACAACGTAACATCTGTCACCCCGGTTTTGACAAAAAAGACGTTCGAAAACAAAGACCACATGATCCAGAACTGGATGAAACGTGAGCTTCATCTTCAGAAAAGGGAAGCTGCGAATGAAGTGGGCAAGCACTGTATTTTGGAAGACCACAACACCAATGACGTAGAAGAGGTTCATATCTGAGCTTTGTAAACAGAACCTTTCTCAAGGCCAGTTGACACAAATTTCCATGAGACTGAGCACCTGTTTCTTCCATGATAAGATAATAAACTATGCAGCCAAAAGTATTCGGACGCCTGTCCATCACAGCTACAGTATACaacatgtgcttgttgaacatcccattctaAACCCAAGGGCATTGATATAAAGTATTAGTTTCTTCCTTTGAGCTACAACACCATCCTAAATTCTGAGAATGTTTTCCATATTGAAGCGTGGCTGTGGGAAGTTgtgatcattcattcacactAGCATTATGAAGCCAAGCACTGATCGGGGTGTCACTAAACCCATTTTACTGGCACACCCAGTAAAACTTTACAGTGCCccataaataatgaatttgagGTAGATTATAGTAAATATGTTTGAAAATAGTATTTCCTGTTCATTGAACATTAGTATTTACATCCTTTGAATTATTCCATAAATAAAGGCTGACTGTAGCATCAGCAAAAGCGAAAATATCCCACACATCCTTTTCAATCGTATGATACCCCCAGCCCTTGCTGTGCTCCTCCTCCCTTCACTTTTCCCTGGTAAAACCTCATAATACTACATTGTAGCTGAGGACTTAGGAGGAATTTCTACCATGCTAACAGTTATTTGTGTTCATGAGAATTATGTAAATTTGCATTTAGAATAGAGGTCTATAATCTTGTCAAATATAGAgtacattacagcaaagtgaaaTCCTTTCTTCACATATGCCAATTTTGGAAGTTGGGGTTAGAGTGCATGATAGAGCATCCCTGGATCAGTGAGGggtaaggaccttgctcaagggcctaacagtggcagtttggcagtctggggcttgaactctgaTCCTCCAACCCAACAACCCAGCTCCTTAGCTGCTTGAGCAACCACTGCCACTCATTTAGTTGAATTAAACCATCTTGTTTTTTATCTTGGTACCTActaaaaaatactaaaacacTACTAATACATTTGCCAAATTGTTACGGGGCCTGTGCTACCAGTACCAGATCACCAGTGCTACCAGTAGTGATCAAACTCTAGAAAACTCTGGCactggtgttcagtggggttgtgTCAGAGCTCTGTACAACCAATCTAACGTTCTTCCACTCCACCTCTCACCTCTACACCATGTCTTTATAGAGATGCTTTGTGCACACTTGCATTGTCATGCTTTAATAGATCTGCGCTGCTTAGTACCAGTGAAGGAAAACTAacaacatacaaagacattctatacaattgtgtgcttcaaaAAGTACAACACATGGGTGTGATGTTTAGATGTCCACATACTACCACATATTACATCAACTATTCCTGTTACTATTAGATATTCAATTCTGGTTTATTAAagagttattatatattttattatataacgtgtcgtttctatagcaacaacacaTTCACTGGATCTTGTATGGTGGAAGCTCTACATCATCTATGAGTAAAAAAAGCATGTTCGTATTCAAAAAAACTTATATAATCTTTGCGGATGCATCCTGttaggagatgtttattttattaaatatttatggaaggagtctctaatGTCAGTTTCAGCCTCTTCAGTGTTTTCCCTCCaatcaagagaaagaaaacgagAGTCTAATAAGAGAACAATTGCTTATAATGTATCTGCTTAAACATGCTGTAACTAGAAAATAGTTACACACCCCCAAGTGCTTtccttcatatatatatatatatatatatatatgacaaaactCTAGTATCTTCtggacatttatatatacagtatatgattttCCTGTGATATGTTTTCCCCTGTGAGACTtggaataatatatattttttcaaatatatgACATCCCAAATTTAAAAGCAGTGTAGAACAGATGAGTGTAAAGAGCATGGTCCACAATCAGTTAATCATTAATACACCAGTCTATGAGCCATGTGCGGGGCATTTGCTGATCTTCAGACTACGTGACggactgatttaaaaaaattattacacaACCATTGCCAATCGCTTGAAGACAAAAACTCAAGGTCCAACCACGGTGAGCCATTATTTGGGCTTTGGAATTTTAATCTTCTAGTATATTCTGTGAAGGTGAGTgagaaatataatattataaatatattatacatacaaCTTACTGATGAAAATGTTGCCCTTAAATCTAAGAGTCAGGAAAATTAATCTATTTCAGGGTTACAAATAATGATACATCTGCTCTgtaatatttaatgtatttaattttactgtgctcagtttaatttataataaattttaatataagaatataaaaatatagtagAAATATTTTTCATATCGCAGGTTGATGtcagttgtttctgctggagCTTATAGTGATATTTATTGACatgaacacacattaatatcTGATAAGActattaaagtattaaattaGATTATTACACTATTAATCATTTTATCAAATTTGGATTTTATCAAGTGTCTAATAAGAATGATATCAGTCTTAGGTGCCAGTACATGCTGTCAGATAATAAAAGAAGGACAGGGATAAAtaatatttctgaaatattaTTCTGAAACCGTATACTGAATTTTGGGATTTGAATACCGCCCTGAAGATTGTATCTATcataaattattaatacaattatATCACTTTATACTGTTATCATTAGTGTATAATAGAAATAGAAACTAAATGGATATCGTGCTACTTATTTCATATCTCTTTCGTAACAGTTACATAACAtgttacaaacacatacatttcTAAACATATTAAAAACGTTGATATAAACCGTGAAGccttttttcatatatttggCCATCAGAGAAAGTGTTATTTTccaaaaagtatttttattttatgaaaaaaaaggctataGAAAAAGAgattc is a window of Tachysurus vachellii isolate PV-2020 chromosome 3, HZAU_Pvac_v1, whole genome shotgun sequence DNA encoding:
- the hsdl1 gene encoding inactive hydroxysteroid dehydrogenase-like protein 1, which encodes MAAVDTFPLLYREVSRSCSCYVETLALVGALYTASKAVTLMKDFCSLIKLHFIPRLVYPGDLVHRYGKWAIISGASEVIPKAYAEELARHGVCIIFITSDSTGLNDTARTISDMHGVEAVLVEADFSHGALTCKPIKDVIKDKEIGFVINCLNLSLEAPRDFHDISESELWQFVNNSISSASLITRLALPGMAERHRGVVVNISSGMCFRPCARKAAFSATTAFFDHFSRALHYEYGHRGVFVQSLRPGSVASSGDVGSIVTGWLFPQPHVYARHALSTLGISHRTTGYWPHTLQLGLLRCVPEWMWVLRERVMCRTT
- the gja11 gene encoding gap junction protein, alpha 11, translated to MGDWDLLGRLLDKVQKHSTVVGKIWLTVLFVFRILVLGAGAEKVWGDEQSDFICNTQQPGCENVCYDHAFPISHIRFWVLQIISVSAPTLVYLGHVLHVINEEKGIREAMKKAQNDQVNIFQKKGLKLPKYSNDKGKVSIHGRLLRSYILNLLCKILLEVGFILGQYYLYGFTLHAQYVCSRFPCPHKVDCFLSRPTEKNIFIWFMLAVSCVSLLLNLIEVFYLCVKKVNECLNRKRDYNVTSVTPVLTKKTFENKDHMIQNWMKRELHLQKREAANEVGKHCILEDHNTNDVEEVHI